A stretch of Nonomuraea africana DNA encodes these proteins:
- a CDS encoding helix-turn-helix domain-containing protein has translation MRVDDAARLSKREAEVMDLIATGQSNGEIAQRLFLSEKTVKNHVNRIYAKLGADCRMTAIGLWLNRDS, from the coding sequence ATGAGAGTCGACGACGCCGCACGCCTGAGCAAGCGTGAGGCCGAGGTGATGGACCTGATCGCGACCGGTCAGTCCAACGGCGAGATAGCACAACGGCTGTTTCTCAGCGAGAAGACAGTCAAGAACCACGTCAACCGGATCTACGCCAAGCTGGGCGCCGACTGTCGCATGACCGCGATCGGCCTCTGGCTCAACCGCGACTCCTGA
- a CDS encoding IS982 family transposase gives MTTDLNTLLTALYVKIDDWLGKAPRLGRPPKLTDAELLTLAVAQVLLGIGSEARWLRFVPRHLPGAFPYLPGQSGYNKRLRAALPLLQRAIRALALDTDLWADPVWVVDSTPVECGRSRPTTQRSDLAGWAGYGYCRSHSRWFWGLRLHLVCTPAGLPISWALATPKIDERQVLMAVLDHDPHLLATRPGLLIIADKGYVSAELDHYLAERGVRLLRPSYRNRTPRPGEQLLKPIRQLIESVNDTLKGQLDLELHGGRSPEGVGARIAQRILALTAAIWHNRATGQPVTRSLIAYDH, from the coding sequence GTGACGACAGACCTCAACACCCTTCTCACCGCACTGTACGTGAAGATCGACGACTGGCTCGGCAAAGCGCCCCGCCTCGGCCGCCCACCCAAGCTGACCGACGCCGAACTGCTGACCTTAGCGGTCGCCCAAGTCCTGCTCGGGATCGGCTCCGAGGCCCGCTGGCTGCGGTTCGTCCCCCGGCACCTGCCCGGCGCCTTCCCCTACCTGCCCGGCCAATCCGGCTACAACAAACGGCTCCGCGCGGCCCTGCCCCTGCTCCAGCGCGCCATCCGGGCCCTGGCCCTCGACACCGATCTGTGGGCCGACCCGGTCTGGGTGGTCGACTCCACCCCGGTCGAATGCGGCCGCTCCCGCCCCACCACGCAGCGCTCGGACCTGGCCGGCTGGGCCGGCTACGGCTACTGCCGCTCCCACTCCCGCTGGTTTTGGGGTCTGCGGCTGCACCTGGTCTGCACCCCGGCCGGACTGCCGATCAGCTGGGCCCTGGCCACCCCGAAGATCGACGAACGGCAGGTGCTGATGGCCGTCTTGGACCACGACCCGCATCTGCTCGCCACCCGACCCGGGCTGCTGATCATCGCCGACAAGGGCTACGTCTCGGCCGAACTGGACCACTACCTGGCCGAACGGGGCGTGCGGCTGCTGCGGCCGTCCTACCGCAACCGCACACCCCGCCCGGGCGAGCAGCTCCTCAAACCCATCCGCCAGCTCATCGAATCGGTCAACGACACCCTCAAAGGCCAACTCGACCTGGAACTCCACGGCGGACGCAGCCCTGAGGGGGTCGGCGCGCGCATCGCCCAGCGCATCTTGGCGTTGACCGCCGCTATCTGGCACAACCGCGCTACCGGCCAGCCCGTCACCCGGTCACTGATCGCCTATGACCACTAA
- a CDS encoding C40 family peptidase, with the protein MNAALETLGTPCSWCGGGANGPSFGIGRGAMTVGFDCSGLIQYAWAQAGVRIERTARDQWRKRWPVPEGQVQPGDLVFYDSNFVSPGPEHVASPRRRGADRARAVHGGVRDLGAAGQARIHGSGPPRWDGSDDVRGRYRITGDPERDGHADIPFQVTVNHSSDDRHLLKRLGPAQARAVLNGASSLVPC; encoded by the coding sequence GTGAATGCCGCGCTGGAAACGCTCGGAACACCTTGTTCATGGTGCGGCGGCGGAGCGAACGGCCCGAGTTTCGGAATAGGGCGCGGCGCCATGACAGTCGGCTTCGACTGCTCGGGACTCATACAATACGCGTGGGCACAGGCCGGGGTGCGCATCGAACGCACAGCGCGCGATCAGTGGCGAAAGAGATGGCCGGTCCCTGAGGGGCAGGTGCAACCGGGAGATCTCGTCTTCTATGACAGCAATTTCGTGTCACCGGGACCCGAGCACGTGGCATCGCCGCGTCGACGGGGAGCGGATCGTGCACGCGCCGTCCACGGGGGGGTTCGTGACCTAGGCGCCGCTGGACAGGCGCGGATACATGGGAGCGGTCCGCCCCGCTGGGATGGCTCCGACGACGTCCGAGGACGCTACCGGATAACCGGAGATCCCGAGCGGGACGGACACGCCGACATACCGTTTCAGGTGACGGTGAATCACTCCAGCGATGATCGTCATCTCCTGAAACGCCTGGGTCCGGCCCAGGCGCGTGCCGTTCTGAACGGCGCATCCAGCCTCGTGCCATGCTGA